A window of the Cannabis sativa cultivar Pink pepper isolate KNU-18-1 chromosome X, ASM2916894v1, whole genome shotgun sequence genome harbors these coding sequences:
- the LOC115706253 gene encoding COBRA-like protein 7, with product MGNHNPNNNSTNYSILFYLFKIILIIWCASPTLLSQAQPQQTPSSSKCNGVFLSYAYTGGRPIPPTVVDQIIDQPYRFESTLTLLNNGLDELKSWKVFLGFQHREVLVSASDSVIISQASSSSVLFPAQVGNGVVLGGSVLKDLKSAVDTAGDGKQTGVVIQLVGTQFGVGTPDVPMPLNISLANHGYFCPTPTTQGNNEMHLCCTRDPIKEKDTNFEEEIQTNGEKGDVVITYDVIGSYDTNYLAQVTISNHNPLSRLENWKLSWEWTKGEFIYSMKGAYPILIDSRDCIFGPQGQYYKDMDFSTVLSCNRRPTIIDLPPTRANDSTLGMIPFCCRNGTILSPLMDSTKSISAFQMQVYKMPPDLNRTQLNPPQNWKINGTWGPEFQCGSPIKVSPTRFPEPSGLPTESTSIATWQVVCSIKKIREVNPKCCVSFSAFSNDSVVPCRTCACGCNRNPTKTCNPTEPSLLLRPKTLLLPSENRTEEALEWAKIKGLDVPELLPCVDNCGININWHLDSDFKGGWTARMTLLNWDETEHVDWFAAVELGESGPGFEKAYSFNATFVPGSNDNIIFMKALKGLNYLHGADNGANPKKDLKVAGKQQSVIMFSKKKTPDLDLGGVLGFPTRVLFNGEECVLPTTFPTNDNQRKGMVVMKSIFFSLVFVMTYLLL from the exons ATGGGTAATCACAATCCTAATAATAACAGCACTAATTATAGTATCTTATTCTATTtgttcaaaataatattaataatatggtGTGCATCGCCAACGTTGTTGTCCCAAGCCCAACCCCAGCAAACACCATCTTCTAGTAAGTGCAATGGTGTTTTCTTATCGTACGCCTACACTGGAGGCCGTCCCATCCCACCAACAGTAGTGGACCAAATAATAGACCAGCCGTACAGGTTCGAATCCACGTTGACGCTGCTAAACAACGGCCTTGATGAGCTCAAATCATGGAAGGTGTTCTTGGGTTTTCAGCACCGCGAAGTTCTGGTCTCTGCTTCTGACTCTGTAATAATATCACAAGCTTCATCATCATCAGTACTCTTCCCTGCTCAAGTTGGAAACGGCGTCGTTCTTGGTGGCTCAGTATTGAAGGACCTCAAGTCAGCTGTTGACACTGCCGGTGATGGTAAACAGACAGGTGTTGTGATCCAATTGGTTGGTACCCAATTTGGAGTTGGGACCCCTGATGTTCCCATGCCACTCAATATCTCCCTTGCCAATCACGGTTATTTCTGTCCGACTCCCACTACCCAAG GGAACAATGAGATGCATTTATGTTGCACCAGAGATCCAATAAAAGAGAAAGATACTAATTTTGAAGAGGAAATTCAAACTAATGGTGAAAAGGGTGATGTTGTTATTACATACGACGTAATTGGTTCATACGACACAAATTATTTGGCACAAGTCACAATCTCAAACCACAACCCACTCAGTCGTTTAGAGAATTGGAAACTGAGTTGGGAATGGACAAAGGGCGAGTTCATTTACTCCATGAAAGGAGCTTATCCCATACTTATCGACTCAAGAGACTGTATATTCGGACCACAAGGTCAGTACTACAAAGATATGGATTTTTCTACTGTCTTGAGCTGCAACAGAAGACCCACTATCATCGATCTCCCACCAACAAGAGCAAACGATTCAACACTCGGAATGATTCCCTTCTGTTGCCGGAATGGAACGATTCTCTCACCGCTAATGGATTCAACCAAATCCATTTCTGCTTTTCAAATGCAAGTCTACAAAATGCCACCGGACTTGAACCGAACTCAGCTCAACCCACCTCAGAATTGGAAGATCAATGGCACTTGGGGACCCGAATTCCAATGCGGTTCGCCGATTAAAGTGAGCCCAACTCGATTCCCTGAACCATCTGGTTTACCAACGGAATCGACATCTATTGCTACATGGCAAGTTGTTTGTAGTATCAAAAAGATTAGAGAAGTAAACCCAAAATGTTGTGTTTCCTTCTCAGCTTTCTCCAATGATTCAGTTGTCCCTTGTAGAACTTGCGCTTGTGGTTGTAATCGAAACCCCACAAAGACTTGTAACCCAACTGAGCCATCTTTACTTCTTCGGCCCAAAACTCTGCTTCTGCCATCGGAGAATCGAACCGAAGAAGCCTTGGAATGGGCTAAGATCAAAGGCTTGGATGTCCCGGAATTATTACCCTGCGTCGACAATTGTGGGATCAACATAAACTGGCATTTGGATTCGGATTTCAAGGGTGGCTGGACGGCGAGAATGACTCTGCTAAACTGGGATGAAACAGAGCATGTGGATTGGTTTGCAGCGGTGGAGTTGGGGGAATCTGGACCTGGGTTTGAAAAGGCTTACTCCTTCAATGCAACCTTCGTTCCAGGCTCAAACGACAATATTATCTTCATGAAAGCTTTAAAGGGACTGAATTATCTTCATGGAGCTGACAATGGTGCCAATCCAAAGAAAGATTTGAAGGTGGCTGGTAAACAACAGTCGGTTATTATGTTCAGCAAGAAGAAGACTCCAGATTTGGATTTGGGTGGCGTACTTGGGTTTCCGACAAGGGTTTTGTTTAACGGCGAGGAATGTGTACTTCCGACAACTTTTCCCACAAACGATAATCAAAGGAAAGGTATGGTTGTGATGAAGAGCATCTTTTTTAGCCTTGTGTTTGTTATGACTTATTTGTTATTgtag